The Nicotiana tabacum cultivar K326 chromosome 1, ASM71507v2, whole genome shotgun sequence genome segment TTAGCAAAGTTCAAAATAATTCACCTTCTTTCTTCATTCAGCATGTAGTAGTATACCACcacatcaataccaaaattagCACTACTGATGCCTTCAATATATCACTAAAActctataaaataaaataaaaacccaCTGAAATCACCGAATTATGAAGAAGATCTTGAAGCCCACTGTTGATCGAGCATTTAGCTCTCAAATctaaaaactgaaatttaaaaagTGTTATAATCCGAGGTGGGTGTTCAAAAATCTTGTTAATAACAATTGTGTGAAGCTTATActaaatttgagctcatttaaGGTTAATTTGAAAAGTTACTAGTCGAAATTTTGAGCTGGATCGTCGTAGAAAACGAGCTAAAGCGCAATGTATATCTATGTATATTTAACTATATCCTCGTATACATCTGTATATCTcctatatataatgtatattttttatatccaTGAAGTCTGTGTGGATATTCAAAATATATACGTGATATATATTATCATAGCGATGTTTTTCAGATCGATTTTAGCTCCAAATTTTGACTCCAAAGCACTTTAAaacacctccaatcttcctcaaattttataTAACTTCGTATAGGTTTTCCCAAGAATTTCAACCACACCCATTCAAAACAACTAAAAAGTTTCAGATTTCAAATTGAAGCTTTAAATGAGTTTTTAATGGTGAGATTACAATTTATGATGATGATGTAAATTGTCATCGACAGATTCAGATGCTTTGCCTATTAAAATTGAATGAATCACAAACATATCCAAGATCTCGTGAAAACTCCATGAAAATCTCAAGATCCCTTTCCGCCCATTTTGGAGAATTTGGCGTAGAAATGACATCAGGTAGCCACTCTCAAGGGCTGTATTTATAAATAAGTCAGTGCgtcctgaatttcagttttttaGTTCAAATTTTCAGGACAAAAATATCCTGAATTGTtctgaagttaagatttttagtttaaaatttcaggacaaaaataAGTACTGGTCAATCTTTAAATAGCATCCCCGATAATGGCTATCTGTGCACTTGCTCCGAATTTGGCTATCATTGTCAATTTTTTTGGGCTACAATTGGTAAAACTAATTTTGACTAAAATGTTGCTAATATAGGGGTATTATAATTAGCAGTCAAAATTTACAGAAATATGACACTTTTGGGATGATCTTTTAACTTTTGACCGCAGCTTGCCCCATGGGCAGAAATTCAAGGTAACAAGTTAAAAATATTCCCCATGAGACAAGCAAAGGGTTACACTTGTTAAACTTAAAATTTTGCTCATAGAACAAGCGGACAAAAATTCAAGACCATCCACTTTGAGGTTTATTTCTGTGCTTCACCCATTAGTAGTGGACTAGTGGTATATATGTGTCAATATTCCAAACTAAAACGAGGGCTAGTAGTTATGTGGCCCAATGAAACAGCCCAATTAGCTGAATACAGTAAATCGATGATTCTAGAATCCAGATTGTGTTCCGAAGTCTGACGAcgactctctctctctatctcaaCTGTTAAAAAATTCTAGTAACCAAAAGCTGAATGAATATATAAAAGGATTGTGAAAAAATGGCATTTTTGAGGTCAATTGTGACTGCAAAAACAACCGCCATTGCTGCTGTTATTCCAGCTGCTGCTTTTGCTGTTTCTTCCatttcctcttcctcctcctcctcttcttcttcgcACTTCGAACGCTTATCGAAAAATCTAAAATTTGCTTCGAATCCGAATCTCCGATTAAGCTTCGCGAAGAATATAGAAAAATCAAGTCCTCCTTCAGCGCTTCATATGGACGCGCCTTCTTCCAATCACCTAACTTCCGTCGAGGTATAATTTATTCCTCTTGactctttatttttcttaaatttgttGAATTCCTCCTAGGCTGATTCAACATACAAGCCGTGGATGCACCGGAACTAATTCGGATATTAAGTGGCGCATTTACTCTACTAGTCTCTTTAAATTTGAGATTCACCTCTATTCCTAAGCCACAACTGCAAACTAGTAATTTGTTTTTTGGTTTGGCAATCAATTGATGTTATAGTTCTAATTCAGTAATGTGATTTTTCGTTTGCAGAATGGTGCCGTCTTGCCTGAGTTACTGGTACGTTCTCCTTTAGGCTTTAGTATATTTTTCTATGTAGTTTTGATTTGAGaggaaaaaatgagaaatgagTTTAACTTATATATGGACAGCGTAAAAGTCACTCAAAAGATATCTTCACCATAAAATATGGGATTTGTAATCCTTAAGATAAGATAGTTCATATAACAGCTAGATGTAATCTGATAGTGTAAAATTTTTTACACCGTAGTGAATATTAGCATATCTGGAACTGTACTATAAATAGGGACTCTTGTACTGGCAAACAAGTCTTTATTATGGTAAATATGGTAACGTGTACTTTGGATAGTACTGTAATGTAGTACAGCATTTGAGTCAAAGAAAGGTACAATATAGTACACCATCAATCTAGGACCAATCTTTTCTCCTTTGCTTTAGGTCGATCAACTAACATCTCGTGTAAGAAGGCAGGACAGAGCCTTATATAGTGCTCTGCTATCAGCAATATTCACTTGTCAAAAAAAAAAGTATGCGTTTGTTTTTGAACTATTTAATACAAGAGGGTCTTTTTCTCCTTGATTGATTGCTTAGGTAAATTCATCATGCTGGCTGTAATGTGATTAATTTGTCAAGAATGCTGATCTTTATTGGCTTTTTCCTTAAAGCATCTCTTAATGTTAATGCACCAACTTATGCTGAGGATAACCCATTTGTTGTTATCGAAGAGAGTTTTAACTTTTGCGATTCGCATTTGGTTTTATTGGTTTTGTTGTGAGTTGACTTTTAGGGTTGGGGAGTGGAGGGCTTGCATTATGTTGGAATTATTCTATCTAAAATGTCTCATAAGAACTCATAACTTCTGATTATTATGTTGCATTATTGCTGTTTTCTTGCGTTAAATTGATGGTATTGACAACTTGGTGACAGACAGAATTTATGGTGGACATGTCGTGTCAAGGCTGTGTTAAGGCAGTCAAGAGCAAACTGCAAACTGTTGAAGGTAAGTGCTAAAAACAAGAAATCATGCCTTGTCATGAGGCTTTTTTCCTGTAAAAAACTCATCAATTTGTTTTGGCATTGAAAGAGATCTTTTGTGTGGCTTTTAGGTGTTAAGAATGTGGATGTGGACCTCGATAATCAAGTAGTGAGAGTTCTTGGATCTTCACCTGTAAAGATTTTGACAGAAGCCTTGGAGCAAACAGGTCGGAAAGCCCGACTGATTGGACAAGGAGTTCCGGATGGTATAGTTCCAATCTTAAAGCTAATTGTATATCtgatgttttgtttgttttagaaAGTTTGTGAAGCATTATATTTTCACATCTCTGGCTATATTCACAGGATGACCAGAATCAGCTATGCCTATGATTATTGTATATAATGTTTTCTAAAGTGCTGAACTGAGAGAATGAATGCAAAAGAGGGATCATAAGCAGTTACCTCATGAGCTTTAGATTTCTTCAGCTTCATCTACTTTATTTCCAATGCGATGTATCCAACAATTTTATGTGTTTAACCATGCTTTGTAGATTTCCTTATATCTGCTGCTGTTGCGGAATTCAAAGGGCCAGacatttttggtgttgttcgcTTGGCTCAAGTCAATATGGAATTAACTAGGATTGAAGCAAACTTCAGTGGACTGTCACCTGGAAAGCATGCTTGGTCAATTAATGAATTTGGTGATTTGACGAGGGGGGCAGCTAGTACTGGGAAATTGTATAGCCCAGTAAGTAATACTCAGAAAAACATCTGATTTAAATTTAATATGttatattcccttgttcctgTGAACTCTACATAGGTGCTATCTATCAGTTGAGAATATGTTTGTCATGGTAGCATTTTTACTTCTTATGCTT includes the following:
- the LOC107800528 gene encoding copper chaperone for superoxide dismutase, chloroplastic/cytosolic-like (The RefSeq protein has 5 substitutions compared to this genomic sequence), yielding MAFLRSIVTAKTTAIAAVIPAAAFAVSSISSSSSSSSSSHFERLSKNLKFASNPNLRLSFAKNIEKSSPPSALHMDAPSSNHLTSVENGAVLPELLTEFMVDMSCQGCVKAVKSKLQTVEGVKNVDVDLDNQVVRVLGSSPVKILTEALEQTGRKARLIGQGVPDDFLISAAVAEFKGPDIFGVVRLAQVNMELTRIEANFSGLSPGKHAWSINEFGDLTRGAASAGKLYSPXLGDLGTLEVDEKGESFYSGAKEKLRVADLIGRAIAVYATEDKSDPGLKAAVIARSAGVGENYKKLCTCDGTTIWEATNKL
- the LOC107800528 gene encoding copper chaperone for superoxide dismutase, chloroplastic/cytosolic-like isoform X1; translated protein: MAFLRSIVTAKTTAIAAVIPAAAFAVSSISSSSSSSSSSHFERLSKNLKFASNPNLRLSFAKNIEKSSPPSALHMDAPSSNHLTSVETEFMVDMSCQGCVKAVKSKLQTVEGVKNVDVDLDNQVVRVLGSSPVKILTEALEQTGRKARLIGQGVPDDFLISAAVAEFKGPDIFGVVRLAQVNMELTRIEANFSGLSPGKHAWSINEFGDLTRGAASTGKLYSPPLGDLGTLEVDVKGEAFYSGAKEKLRVADLIGRAIAVYSTEDKSDPGLKAAVIARSAGVGENYKKLCTCDGTTIWEATNKL